ACGGCTCCGGATACCCCCTGGGCCTGTCCGGCGACGAAATTTGTCTGGAAGCCCGAATTCTTTCCGTTGCCGATGTTTTCGAAACCATCGGTTCCCACCGTCCCTACCGGCCTTCCCTGGGGATCCAGAAAGCGATCAACGAACTGGCCGAAAACAGCGGCCGCCTATACGATCCCGATGTGGTCGCGGCCTGCCTCAAACTGGTCAACGAACTGGGCTATCGTCTCGACGGACCCAAGAAGGCGGCCGAGCGCGTTACTACGCAAATGCAGTCGCTTTGATTATGAGATTAGGGGATTTTGGGATTGGGTAATTCAGGAATTGGAGATGAGAAGTTGCGATTTCCGACCTCATCCATCTCCCATCGTCTTTTTTCCCGGAAACAGCAAAATCAAAGGAATCGTGATCAAAGGAATAAACGCCACGCCCCACAATACGTCGGCAACGGAATAGATGTCGGCCAGCTTTCCCACCAGCGGCGCCATGGCACCGCCCAGGCCATAGGCCAGTCCCATCATCAGGCTGGAGACCATGGACCGCCCGCCGGGCGCCAGTTCCTGGGCCAGGGTCACCCCCAGCGGCATTGTGGCCAGTACGAAAAAGCCTGCCACGGCCACCCCGGCATAGATCCACAGACCCGGCAGGAGGAGCATAATCAACAGGGCCGGCGTCATCAGCAGGTGCGCGGTCAGAAAGACCGGCCGGGCACCGGCCCGGTCTGCCAGGATGCCGGAAAGCAGGCCGCTGACCGTGCCGGACAGGGTGAACAGCGTGATCATGACACCGCCGGAGACCAGCGAATAGCCGCGGCTGACCAGCAGGACGGGCATGAAGGTCATGAAGGACTGGCCGACCACCGCCCGCAGGACCATGACCAGCCAGATGAGAAAGATCGATTTCCACACGGCCCCGAACTGCTTTTTCAGGGTGCCCACCAATCCGGAAGCCGCCATGCCCTCCGTTTGCGGAGAGGGCACCACGATCCACAAGTAGATCAGCGCGGCCAGACCAATGACCATGGTGATCGGCATGGCCCGCAGCCCTTGGGCTGCTACGAAGGCGGTGATGAAAAAGGGTCCGACGGCAAAGGCCAGGGTCCCGCCCGTGTTGAAGATGGACATGGAAAACCCCTTGCGATTGCCGGAGTACAGCGGGATCATCCCGGCCACCGAAGGATGGAAGAGCGACGATCCGACCGATCCCAGTGAGATAACCAGCAGCAGCGGCCAGAAGCCGCCGGCAATGCCGGAAAGGGGGATGAAGACCACAACCATGGCCAGGCCCCCCAGAATAATGGCACGGCCCTGGTGCCGGTCGGCCATGTATCCGGCCACCGGCTGAACGATGAACGAGAGGAACCGGTTGATGCCGGCGATGAGCCCCACTTGGGCCAGGGACAGATTCAGTGTGTCCATGAAGGCGGGGAACAGGGGCGTTGTAAAGGAGCTGTAAAAGTCTCCGGTGAAATGGATCAGGGTCAGGGCGAACAGGATTTTCAGGTTGGGGCTTTGGCTGGGTTTCATGTCAGATCGTTTTTTGTTTCTATACTTTGCAGGGCACGGCGCGCCGTGCCCCTACATGGGCGCCTTGTTTTTTCCGGTACAAATGGCCTGCATGTCGGCCGCCCGATTGGAAAAAATCCAATCCACCCCGCGGGCTGCTTCCCGGTAGAGGCAGCGCCGGGAATCGGCGAAGCCCGTGCCGAACTTCTGCCCGATGCGGTGATGGCGGTCCACCACACCGTTGCCGGCCAGCAGGTAGTGCCCGGACACGCCGGCGTACCCCCTGGCCGCCGCAAGGCGGCTGAAGCGGTCCATGCGGAACCGGGCGATGGGCACAAAGGCTCGTGCCGGAAGAAAATCGAACCGGGCGAACAGCTCCGGCTGCAGGCCCATCAGGTGGAAATCCCTGCCGGGGACCAGATGCGAAAGCGCCCGTTTGAACCGACGGGCCCGATCCGAGGGACCGGACCAGGGCTCGGCCTTGATCTCTATCATCAGGTGCTGTTTGCCCCCGAACCGCTCGACCACTTCGGACAGGGTCGGGATCAGGGGAAAGCGGTCTTTTAGCCGATCGAGGGGGGTACTGGCAAGGGTGATTTTCAAAGGGTACAGACGGCGGGTGTCCGGGTCGTGAAACACTACGGGGAACCGGTCGGCGGTCCAGCGGATATCCATTTCAAGGCCCCAGACACCGGCTTCGGCCGCCGCATCGAAGGCCGCCAGGGTGTTCTCCAGGCGGTTGCGGTTGTCGTGCTCGCCGCGGTGGGAAACGATTTGGCAACGCTGCAGAAGCGCGCCCGGGGGCGCCGGGCGGGGCCACCGCCGGAAGATCGCGCCCGCCAGCCGATGAAAATTATTTTCAAGGCGTTCCGCCGTTCCTGTGGTTGAATGCCGTTTAGAATTCATTGCCTGCCCAAAAAATGCTTTGCCTGCCAAAGGGGTTTGGGGTTATAGAACCCATTTTACTGCCGCCCCGGTGCGTTGCCGGGATCGGCGGACGATCAGGGGCAGGCTATCATATCCCCCGTGAAAAAAACAGCCGTTGGCGCGCGGACACAGGGTAACAGCATTTGCAATCCGGTTTGTTGCTTTGACGTAGCGTAGGGGCGCGGTTCATCCGCGCCCGGTTCGCAAAGGCGGGGATAAACCCCGCCACTACGCTATCGTCGCAGGCATGACCAAGAAAAGCAGAAGATGAATCCAAATGCGGATTCCCTGATGCGGCCCGCAGCCGACGGCAATGCAAAGATGGAGAAGATCGATTTTATGAAAACGGAAAAAGTAGGTCAGCGGATCCGCAAATTCATGGCCGAGAAGGAGCTTTCCCTGGAAGCGCTCGCCGAGCAGACGGGCCTGGAGCCCGGTGTTCTGACAACCATCGTAGAAGATGACGTCTACCCCTCTTTGGGGCCGCTGTTGAAGATCGCCCGGGTCCTGGGTGTGCGGCTGGGCACCTTCCTCGACGACCAGATCGGCAGTGATCCGCTGGTAATCCGGCGGCAGGACCGCAAACAGGAACTGAGCATGCTGCGGGGCAAGGACCGGCCCGTGGCCCTGAAATTCTACTCCCTGGGCAGCGGCAAGAGCGACCGGCACATGGATCCCTTCTACGTGGAACTGCTGCCGGAATCGGAAAAATCCAAGGATCTCTCCAGCCACGAGGGAGAAGAATTCATCGTGGTCTACTCCGGCCGGGTGGAAGTCACCTACGGCACCGAGGTTTACGAACTGGATGCCGGCGACAGCATCTACTACAACTCCATCGTCCCCCACTACGTCAGCTGCAAGGGGGCGCAGCCGGCAGCCATTTACGCCGTGTTGTACATTCCCCGTTAGGAGGTGTTCATGGGCAACGAGTCATTGCAGGCCCTGACCCTGGGGCAGATTCTGGACCGCACCGTGGCCGCCCACGGGGACCGGGATGCGCTGGTTTACGTGGACCGGGACTTCAGGCTGACCTACAGCGAGTTCGCCGAAGTGGTGGACCGGCTGGCCAAGGGCCTCATGGCCATGGGCGTGAAGAAGGGCGAAAAGGTTGCCGTGTGGGCCACCAATATCCCTTACTGGGTGGCGCTGCAGTTTGCCACGGCCAAGATCGGGGCCGTTCTGCTCACGGTCAATACGAATTACAAAACCGCCGAGCTGGCTTATCTACTGGAGCAGTCCGACACCGAAACCCTGTTCATCATCGACGGCTACCAGGATACCGACTACATCCAGACCGTATACGACCTGGTTCCCGAACTGAAGACCGAAGAGCGGGGAAAAATGACCAGCCGACGGTTCCCGCATCTGAAGCGAATCTGCTTCCTGGGGCAGGAAAAACACCGCGGCATGTACAGCCTGCCGGAGATCATGGCCCTGGCGCCGATGACGACTGACGAGCAGTACGCGGCCCGGCAGGATGACCTGGACGTGCACGACGTGGTCAACATGCAGTATACTTCCGGTACCACCGGGTTTCCCAAGGGGGTCATGCTGACCCATTACAACATCGGCAACAACGGCTGGTGGATCGGGGAAAACCAACGCTTGAGCGAAAAGGACCGCATGTGCCTGCCGGTGCCCCTGTTTCACTGCTTCGGGTGCGTGCTGGGGGTGCTGGCTGCCGTGACCCACGGCACCGCCATGGTGATCCTGGAAAAATTCGACCCGGTGCAGGTGATGGCGTCGGTGGAGCAGGAGCGCTGCACGGCCCTGTACGGGGTGCCCACCATGTTCATCGCCGTGCTGGAGCACCGCCTTTTCGACAAGTTCGACTTCTCCTCTTTGCGCACCGGTATCATGGCCGGATCGCCCTGCCCGGTGCCGGTGATGCGCCAGGTGATCGAACGCATGCACATGAATGAAATCACCATCTGCTACGGCCTGACCGAGAATTCTCCGGTGATGACCCAGACCCTGCCCGACGACGATCTGCACCGCCGTACGGAAACCGTCGGGCGGGCCATGCCCCGGATCGAGATCAAGATCGTGGACCCCGAAACCGGTCAGCTGCTGCCGGCCGGACAGCAGGGCGAGGTCTGCTGCCGGGGCTACAGCGTTATGAAAGGCTATTACAAAATGCCCGAGGCCACGCAAAAAGCCATCGATGACGACGGATGGCTGCACTCCGGCGACCTGGGGGTGCTGGACGAAGAC
This window of the uncultured Desulfosarcina sp. genome carries:
- a CDS encoding MFS transporter, which gives rise to MKPSQSPNLKILFALTLIHFTGDFYSSFTTPLFPAFMDTLNLSLAQVGLIAGINRFLSFIVQPVAGYMADRHQGRAIILGGLAMVVVFIPLSGIAGGFWPLLLVISLGSVGSSLFHPSVAGMIPLYSGNRKGFSMSIFNTGGTLAFAVGPFFITAFVAAQGLRAMPITMVIGLAALIYLWIVVPSPQTEGMAASGLVGTLKKQFGAVWKSIFLIWLVMVLRAVVGQSFMTFMPVLLVSRGYSLVSGGVMITLFTLSGTVSGLLSGILADRAGARPVFLTAHLLMTPALLIMLLLPGLWIYAGVAVAGFFVLATMPLGVTLAQELAPGGRSMVSSLMMGLAYGLGGAMAPLVGKLADIYSVADVLWGVAFIPLITIPLILLFPGKKTMGDG
- a CDS encoding glycerophosphodiester phosphodiesterase family protein; translated protein: MNSKRHSTTGTAERLENNFHRLAGAIFRRWPRPAPPGALLQRCQIVSHRGEHDNRNRLENTLAAFDAAAEAGVWGLEMDIRWTADRFPVVFHDPDTRRLYPLKITLASTPLDRLKDRFPLIPTLSEVVERFGGKQHLMIEIKAEPWSGPSDRARRFKRALSHLVPGRDFHLMGLQPELFARFDFLPARAFVPIARFRMDRFSRLAAARGYAGVSGHYLLAGNGVVDRHHRIGQKFGTGFADSRRCLYREAARGVDWIFSNRAADMQAICTGKNKAPM
- a CDS encoding cupin domain-containing protein, with amino-acid sequence MNPNADSLMRPAADGNAKMEKIDFMKTEKVGQRIRKFMAEKELSLEALAEQTGLEPGVLTTIVEDDVYPSLGPLLKIARVLGVRLGTFLDDQIGSDPLVIRRQDRKQELSMLRGKDRPVALKFYSLGSGKSDRHMDPFYVELLPESEKSKDLSSHEGEEFIVVYSGRVEVTYGTEVYELDAGDSIYYNSIVPHYVSCKGAQPAAIYAVLYIPR
- a CDS encoding AMP-binding protein — its product is MGNESLQALTLGQILDRTVAAHGDRDALVYVDRDFRLTYSEFAEVVDRLAKGLMAMGVKKGEKVAVWATNIPYWVALQFATAKIGAVLLTVNTNYKTAELAYLLEQSDTETLFIIDGYQDTDYIQTVYDLVPELKTEERGKMTSRRFPHLKRICFLGQEKHRGMYSLPEIMALAPMTTDEQYAARQDDLDVHDVVNMQYTSGTTGFPKGVMLTHYNIGNNGWWIGENQRLSEKDRMCLPVPLFHCFGCVLGVLAAVTHGTAMVILEKFDPVQVMASVEQERCTALYGVPTMFIAVLEHRLFDKFDFSSLRTGIMAGSPCPVPVMRQVIERMHMNEITICYGLTENSPVMTQTLPDDDLHRRTETVGRAMPRIEIKIVDPETGQLLPAGQQGEVCCRGYSVMKGYYKMPEATQKAIDDDGWLHSGDLGVLDEDGYLAITGRHKDMIIRGGENIYPREIEEFLFGMQGIMDVQVVGVPSKKYGEEVGAFIIRKEGTDINEGDVKDFCRGQIARYKIPKYVAFVDSFPLTASGKVQKYKLQEQSVDLFPAANEK